A stretch of the Chthoniobacterales bacterium genome encodes the following:
- the ilvN gene encoding acetolactate synthase small subunit has protein sequence MRHTLSVLVENKFGVLTRVAGMFSGRGFNIDSLNVGPTLDPTTSRMTIVVRGDDKVLVQVTKQLDKLVEVIDVQDFHDEQYVDRELVLMRVKADSVTRAEVMQICDIFRAKIIDVQPERLSIEVTGTGGKIDKFILLMERFGIIDLTRTGKVALSRTND, from the coding sequence ATGCGCCATACTCTCTCGGTCCTCGTTGAAAACAAATTTGGCGTGCTCACGCGCGTCGCGGGGATGTTCAGCGGTCGCGGCTTCAACATCGACAGTCTCAACGTCGGCCCGACGCTCGATCCCACGACCTCCCGCATGACGATCGTCGTGCGCGGCGACGACAAGGTGCTCGTGCAGGTCACCAAGCAGCTCGACAAGCTCGTCGAGGTGATCGACGTGCAGGATTTTCACGACGAGCAATACGTCGATCGCGAGCTCGTGCTCATGCGCGTGAAGGCCGATTCCGTGACCCGCGCCGAGGTCATGCAGATCTGCGACATTTTCCGCGCGAAGATCATCGACGTGCAGCCGGAGCGCCTCTCCATCGAGGTCACCGGCACCGGCGGCAAGATCGATAAGTTCATTCTCCTCATGGAGCGTTTCGGGATCATCGATCTCACCCGCACCGGCAAGGTCGCTCTCTCGCGCACTAACGACTAA
- a CDS encoding WYL domain-containing transcriptional regulator — protein sequence MAAQSEKNFEGSALGRSSRPPLARMLAIHQQLLEGRMPNCSKLARELEVATKTIHRDIEFMRDQLGLPVAYERASHGYYYTESVSNFPTVQVSHGELVALLIAQKAVEQYRGTAFEKPLHSAFAKLASGLQGESGIALHELTEAISFRPQGLAVTELDAFQTLAEATLKHREVRFAYQTLKKGNAEPRQVRPYHLGCLANQWYLIGYDCDREAVRTFALARLQDVSETGSTFSRPRDFSVAEMFSGSFSAFQTGKVERVVLRLEAFAARLASERKWHPSQELRPNADGTVELRMEVSIAPDLENWILSCGEHAEVLKPKSLREKMAATTKAMAKKYKA from the coding sequence ATGGCTGCACAATCCGAAAAAAATTTTGAAGGCTCCGCGCTGGGCCGTTCTTCCCGCCCTCCGCTGGCCCGCATGCTCGCGATTCACCAGCAGCTCCTCGAAGGCCGCATGCCAAACTGCTCGAAGCTGGCCCGGGAGCTCGAGGTCGCCACGAAGACAATCCATCGCGACATCGAATTCATGCGCGACCAGCTCGGCTTGCCCGTCGCCTACGAGCGAGCTTCGCACGGCTATTACTACACGGAATCCGTCTCGAACTTTCCCACGGTGCAGGTCAGCCACGGCGAGCTCGTAGCCCTGCTCATTGCCCAGAAGGCCGTCGAGCAATACCGCGGCACTGCCTTCGAGAAGCCGTTGCATTCCGCCTTCGCCAAGCTGGCCAGTGGCCTTCAGGGCGAGAGCGGCATCGCCCTGCACGAGCTCACCGAGGCGATCTCCTTCCGCCCGCAGGGCCTTGCGGTCACCGAGCTGGATGCCTTCCAGACTCTCGCCGAGGCGACGCTCAAGCACCGCGAAGTGCGTTTCGCCTACCAGACGCTCAAGAAAGGCAACGCGGAGCCCCGACAGGTCCGTCCCTACCATCTCGGCTGCCTCGCGAATCAATGGTATCTCATCGGCTACGATTGCGACCGCGAAGCCGTGCGCACCTTCGCCCTTGCCCGGCTTCAGGACGTTTCGGAAACCGGCTCCACTTTCTCGCGCCCCAGGGATTTCTCGGTAGCCGAAATGTTCTCCGGCAGCTTCTCCGCCTTCCAAACCGGCAAGGTCGAACGCGTCGTCCTGCGACTCGAGGCATTCGCCGCGCGCCTCGCCAGCGAACGCAAGTGGCATCCCTCGCAGGAGCTGCGCCCCAATGCCGACGGCACGGTCGAACTCCGCATGGAAGTAAGCATCGCCCCCGATCTGGAAAACTGGATTCTCAGCTGCGGCGAACACGCCGAAGTGCTCAAACCCAAAAGTCTGCGCGAGAAAATGGCCGCGACCACGAAAGCCATGGCGAAGAAATACAAAGCCTGA
- a CDS encoding GAF domain-containing SpoIIE family protein phosphatase, with the protein MAEDIASLRKSLEIYRGLVEVSALINSITDYDELLRAILEVSRRVIQAEAASLFLRHEGNSHLDLVIASHGEGEYTQPRIRVESGQGIAGWVLEHRQSLLIPDAYADPRFFRGADLATGFRTRSILCSPLHWNDQVIGVLQVLNPQGKESFEPEELEAFEAYSNLIATAITKLRAIDRLREQERIEREVSIAAEIQQELLSRAIPTDIPGVNFASYNKAATDVGGDFFFVKPRGPSEVYFAIGDVSGKGMPASLLMAQTLSAMQFVFTTTTSPANALSTLNATLHDHIVRGMFVTLLVGRLIPDSGRVEIASAGHCRPIVVRKEGEPLEIVTPGALPLGVLPQVAYQQGKVDLAPGDYLVCFTDGLSESRDPRTEQFFDETILGHLSRPFASARSIVDHLVTVEQTHRDDTPPRDDLTLLIAGFE; encoded by the coding sequence GTGGCGGAAGACATCGCATCGCTGCGCAAATCCCTCGAGATCTACCGCGGTCTTGTCGAGGTCAGCGCACTCATCAATTCGATCACCGATTACGACGAGTTGCTGCGGGCGATTCTCGAGGTCTCCCGCCGAGTCATTCAGGCCGAGGCCGCCTCGCTTTTCTTGCGACACGAGGGCAACAGCCACCTTGATCTCGTGATCGCCTCCCACGGCGAAGGGGAATACACCCAGCCTCGGATCCGCGTGGAGTCCGGCCAGGGCATCGCCGGCTGGGTGCTCGAGCATCGGCAAAGCCTGCTCATTCCCGATGCCTACGCCGATCCCCGCTTTTTCCGGGGCGCGGACCTCGCCACCGGCTTTCGCACCCGCTCGATCCTCTGTTCCCCACTTCACTGGAACGATCAGGTGATCGGCGTGCTGCAGGTGCTGAACCCGCAGGGCAAGGAGTCCTTCGAGCCAGAGGAGCTCGAGGCCTTTGAGGCCTATTCGAACCTGATCGCGACCGCCATCACGAAGCTTCGCGCCATCGACCGCCTCCGCGAGCAGGAGCGCATCGAACGCGAGGTCTCCATCGCGGCCGAGATTCAGCAGGAGCTGCTTTCCCGGGCCATCCCGACCGATATCCCGGGCGTGAACTTCGCAAGCTACAACAAGGCCGCGACCGATGTCGGCGGCGATTTCTTCTTCGTGAAGCCGCGAGGCCCGTCCGAAGTCTATTTTGCGATCGGCGACGTGTCCGGAAAGGGCATGCCGGCCTCCCTCCTCATGGCGCAGACGCTCAGCGCCATGCAGTTCGTCTTCACAACCACGACGAGCCCCGCAAACGCCCTCTCCACGCTCAATGCCACGCTGCACGATCACATCGTGCGCGGCATGTTCGTCACGCTGCTCGTTGGCCGGCTCATTCCCGACTCCGGCCGGGTGGAGATCGCCAGCGCCGGCCACTGCCGCCCGATCGTCGTCCGAAAGGAAGGCGAGCCCCTCGAGATCGTCACCCCTGGCGCCCTGCCTCTTGGCGTGCTGCCTCAGGTCGCCTACCAGCAAGGCAAAGTCGACCTTGCGCCCGGCGACTATCTCGTTTGCTTTACGGATGGCCTTTCCGAATCCCGCGACCCGCGCACGGAGCAATTTTTCGACGAGACGATCCTCGGGCATCTCAGCCGCCCGTTCGCATCGGCACGTTCCATCGTGGATCATCTCGTGACCGTCGAACAAACCCACCGCGACGACACCCCGCCCCGCGACGACCTCACCCTGCTGATCGCCGGCTTCGAATGA
- a CDS encoding NfeD family protein has protein sequence MGIILLLAGVGFTLMLTEMFLPGGVLGILGGLALIGAAVVGYVNFGMAGGTLILVALGMLTLAGFCTWMKVFPRTAVGRRLTLASSLSSGDTMPESDGLAGLEGVAATTLRPAGKALIAGRRIDVVAEADFIEAGTPIVVIAVEGARVVVRKKI, from the coding sequence ATGGGTATCATCCTCCTTCTCGCGGGCGTCGGCTTCACGCTGATGCTCACCGAGATGTTTCTGCCGGGAGGGGTGCTCGGAATTCTCGGGGGACTGGCGCTGATCGGCGCCGCGGTCGTCGGGTATGTGAATTTCGGCATGGCGGGCGGCACGCTGATCCTCGTCGCGCTGGGCATGCTCACCCTGGCGGGCTTCTGCACGTGGATGAAAGTCTTCCCGCGGACGGCCGTTGGACGTCGGCTGACGCTCGCGAGTTCGCTCAGTTCGGGGGATACGATGCCGGAATCCGACGGACTGGCAGGCCTCGAGGGCGTGGCGGCGACCACGCTGCGACCGGCCGGAAAGGCGCTGATCGCGGGACGACGAATCGACGTCGTGGCGGAAGCCGACTTCATCGAGGCAGGGACGCCCATCGTCGTGATCGCCGTGGAAGGCGCTCGCGTCGTCGTGCGGAAAAAGATTTAG
- the nagA gene encoding N-acetylglucosamine-6-phosphate deacetylase: MSTRFTNARLCLPDGSIAEGDLVVRDGRIASVGGAGHDGDLVDCEGGFLAPGFIDLHVHGALGRDTMEATPEAFETICRYHATGGTTTLALTTICATWLDIGRVLDAARDWRGESGKTGARLAGIHVEGPYFSREKPGAHELSLIREPRADDIDHWVRYADTITQITLAPELPGMETLIPELVAAGMRVSCGHSDAWDEEARRAFADGARQVTHAFNCMSSARRRGAYRVAGLLEAALADPEVLCEVIADGCHVSPTLLRMLWNAKGASRVALITDASAGAGLERGAEFSLGAVRCRVGDGVALTADGVALAGSTCRMIDGVRTLVQEAGVPIGEAVLAATRTPAAALGCVDRGQLAPGFCADLVLFDDAFGMRGTWVAGRRVVP; this comes from the coding sequence GTGAGCACGCGCTTCACAAATGCCCGGCTCTGCCTGCCGGATGGCTCGATCGCCGAAGGCGACCTCGTCGTGCGCGATGGCCGCATCGCATCCGTCGGTGGCGCTGGCCACGATGGCGACCTCGTGGACTGCGAAGGCGGTTTTCTCGCCCCGGGATTCATCGATCTCCATGTCCACGGCGCTCTGGGCCGCGATACGATGGAGGCGACGCCCGAGGCCTTCGAGACGATCTGTCGTTACCACGCGACGGGCGGCACGACGACGCTCGCGCTTACGACGATCTGCGCGACGTGGCTGGACATCGGCCGCGTGCTGGACGCTGCGCGCGACTGGCGAGGCGAATCCGGGAAAACCGGGGCGCGGCTGGCGGGAATTCATGTCGAGGGCCCCTATTTTTCGCGGGAGAAGCCCGGTGCGCACGAGCTGTCGCTCATTCGCGAGCCGAGGGCGGACGACATCGATCACTGGGTGCGCTACGCCGATACGATCACGCAGATCACGCTCGCGCCGGAACTTCCCGGCATGGAGACGCTCATTCCGGAGCTTGTCGCGGCGGGCATGCGCGTGAGCTGCGGGCACAGCGACGCGTGGGATGAGGAGGCGCGGCGGGCGTTTGCGGACGGAGCGCGGCAGGTCACGCACGCGTTTAATTGCATGTCCTCCGCCCGGCGTCGGGGGGCGTATCGCGTGGCGGGGTTGCTCGAGGCGGCGCTGGCGGATCCCGAGGTGCTCTGCGAGGTCATCGCCGACGGCTGTCATGTCTCCCCGACATTGCTGCGCATGCTGTGGAATGCCAAGGGCGCGTCGCGCGTGGCGCTCATCACCGATGCCTCGGCCGGAGCCGGACTGGAGCGCGGCGCGGAGTTTTCGCTCGGCGCGGTGCGGTGTCGCGTGGGCGACGGGGTGGCGCTCACCGCCGATGGCGTCGCGCTCGCCGGCAGCACCTGTCGGATGATCGATGGGGTGCGCACGCTCGTCCAGGAGGCAGGTGTGCCGATCGGCGAAGCCGTGCTCGCCGCGACCCGCACGCCCGCAGCCGCTCTCGGATGCGTCGACCGAGGGCAACTCGCCCCGGGCTTTTGTGCGGACCTTGTGCTCTTCGACGATGCGTTCGGGATGCGCGGAACGTGGGTAGCCGGCCGGCGCGTGGTTCCCTGA
- a CDS encoding amino acid permease: MNNRRRIGWFTCTAIVVANMVGTGVFTSLGYQVGGLPSGFVLLTLWALGAIFALCGALCYAELAAALPRSGGEYNFLSRIYGRPMGFMGGFVSATVGFAAPVTLAALAFGEYFAAVFPGSSPRLAATVVVLGVTAAHLVTIGLSRGFQVLFTSLKLLLILVIIVAGSLGGPSEPISFLPHSGDAALLFSAPFAVSLMYVMYAYSGWNAATYVTGEVRNPARDVPLGLIAGTLFVGVLYVALNAVFLKTVPMAAMVGKIDVGHLSAVAILGEEGGRVLSGFICAGLISTISAMTWAGPRVMQTIGEDFRSLRFFARTSSGGIPARAVIAQTVFVLVLLWNASFQHVLVSAQFALVICGLLTVAGVLVLRIREPRLARPFRCWGYPVTPLLFLTIAGFTLVYTAINEPHSARDGTLTVLAGLAIYYVGRAMRGKSRPA, encoded by the coding sequence ATGAACAATCGGCGCCGCATCGGGTGGTTCACGTGCACGGCCATCGTGGTCGCAAACATGGTGGGCACCGGCGTGTTCACGAGCCTCGGCTATCAGGTGGGCGGCCTGCCGTCGGGTTTTGTGCTGCTCACACTGTGGGCCCTCGGCGCGATTTTCGCGCTCTGCGGAGCGCTGTGCTACGCCGAGCTGGCGGCGGCGCTGCCGCGGTCCGGCGGCGAATACAATTTTCTCAGCCGGATTTACGGGCGACCGATGGGGTTCATGGGAGGGTTTGTCTCGGCCACGGTCGGGTTCGCTGCACCGGTCACGCTTGCGGCGCTCGCGTTCGGGGAATACTTCGCCGCGGTGTTTCCGGGCTCGTCGCCGCGGCTTGCCGCGACTGTCGTTGTCCTGGGGGTGACGGCGGCGCATCTTGTCACGATCGGGCTCAGTCGCGGCTTTCAGGTGCTCTTCACCTCGTTGAAACTCCTGCTCATCCTCGTGATCATCGTTGCCGGCAGCCTCGGTGGACCGAGCGAGCCGATCTCCTTTCTTCCGCACAGCGGGGATGCCGCGCTCCTGTTCTCCGCGCCGTTCGCGGTGTCGCTGATGTATGTGATGTATGCCTACTCGGGCTGGAACGCGGCGACTTACGTGACCGGCGAGGTGCGCAATCCGGCACGCGACGTGCCGCTGGGTCTGATCGCCGGCACCCTCTTCGTCGGCGTGCTTTATGTGGCGCTCAACGCCGTGTTTCTCAAAACCGTGCCGATGGCGGCGATGGTCGGGAAAATCGACGTCGGTCATCTCTCGGCGGTTGCGATCCTTGGCGAGGAAGGCGGTCGCGTGCTCTCGGGGTTCATCTGCGCGGGCCTCATCTCGACGATCAGCGCGATGACGTGGGCCGGCCCTCGCGTGATGCAGACGATTGGCGAGGACTTCCGATCGCTGCGATTCTTCGCGCGGACATCGTCCGGTGGCATCCCCGCGCGCGCCGTGATTGCGCAGACCGTCTTCGTGCTCGTCCTGCTCTGGAATGCCAGCTTCCAGCACGTGCTCGTCTCCGCGCAGTTCGCTCTCGTCATCTGCGGTTTGCTCACGGTCGCGGGCGTGCTCGTGCTGCGAATCCGCGAACCACGGCTGGCGCGGCCGTTTCGATGCTGGGGATATCCCGTCACGCCGCTGCTCTTTTTGACGATTGCCGGGTTCACCCTCGTTTACACGGCGATCAACGAGCCCCATTCCGCGCGGGACGGCACGCTAACGGTGCTTGCCGGGCTGGCGATTTATTACGTCGGGCGCGCGATGCGTGGCAAATCGCGGCCGGCGTAG
- the ilvC gene encoding ketol-acid reductoisomerase, whose translation MPAKIYTDKDADLKVLKGKTLAVIGFGSQGHAHALNLKESGAKVVIGLYPKSKSRKVAADYGFEVLDTAEAVKKADVIFVAVPDTKIPSIYKKDIEPNLTKGKTLLFSHGFAIHFKTIVPPKDIDVIMVAPKGPGHIVRRQFTEGKGVPALIAIYQNPSKKAKAIALAWAKGVGGTRGGVIETSFKEETETDLFGEQAVLCGGASALVQAGFETLVEAGYSPEMAYFECLHELKLIVDLMNEAGIAGMRFSISETAKWGDVTVGPKIVDAGTKKRMKQVLKDIQTGKFAKEWIKEYESGYPKYNALLKAGEAHPIEKTGERLRGLMPWIKKRSTKGAQASYK comes from the coding sequence ATGCCCGCTAAAATCTATACCGACAAAGACGCCGACCTCAAAGTGCTCAAAGGCAAGACCCTGGCCGTGATCGGCTTCGGCTCCCAAGGCCATGCCCATGCCCTCAACCTCAAGGAGAGCGGCGCCAAGGTCGTCATCGGCCTCTACCCGAAATCCAAGAGCCGCAAGGTCGCCGCTGACTACGGATTCGAAGTCCTCGACACCGCCGAGGCCGTCAAGAAAGCCGACGTGATCTTTGTCGCCGTGCCCGACACGAAGATTCCTTCGATCTACAAGAAGGACATCGAGCCGAACCTCACGAAGGGCAAGACGCTTCTCTTCAGCCACGGCTTCGCGATTCACTTCAAGACGATCGTTCCGCCGAAGGACATCGACGTGATCATGGTTGCCCCGAAGGGCCCGGGCCACATCGTCCGCCGCCAGTTCACCGAGGGCAAGGGCGTGCCCGCCCTCATCGCGATCTACCAGAACCCCAGCAAGAAGGCCAAAGCCATCGCCCTCGCCTGGGCAAAGGGTGTCGGCGGCACCCGCGGCGGCGTCATCGAGACCAGCTTCAAGGAAGAAACCGAGACCGACCTCTTCGGTGAGCAGGCCGTGCTCTGCGGCGGCGCCAGCGCGCTCGTCCAGGCGGGCTTCGAGACCCTCGTCGAGGCTGGTTACAGCCCGGAGATGGCCTATTTCGAGTGCCTCCACGAGCTCAAGCTCATTGTCGACCTCATGAACGAAGCGGGCATCGCCGGCATGCGTTTTTCGATCTCCGAGACTGCCAAGTGGGGCGACGTCACCGTTGGTCCGAAGATCGTCGACGCCGGCACCAAGAAGCGGATGAAGCAGGTCCTCAAGGACATCCAGACCGGCAAGTTCGCCAAGGAATGGATCAAGGAATACGAGTCCGGCTATCCGAAATACAACGCCCTCCTCAAGGCCGGCGAAGCTCACCCGATCGAGAAGACGGGCGAGCGTCTCCGCGGCCTCATGCCCTGGATCAAAAAGCGCAGCACCAAGGGCGCGCAGGCTTCCTACAAGTAA
- a CDS encoding HAD family phosphatase — protein MSSARLELPAHPFKAYIFDCDGTIADTMPAHFKAWTRALDELGGTFPEDLFYAWGGKPTTVIVRQLNEKFGTNLDVNVVPVVKERYFAELIPEVLPIEPVVALVKQFHGTAPMAVASGGHREIVIKTLDALGLTQYFDTIVGMEDVEHGKPAPDPFLEAARRLGVDPEACLVFEDSPTGIKAAIAAGMKYVLVPTPAIAATITPPPAA, from the coding sequence ATGTCCAGCGCCCGACTCGAACTGCCCGCTCACCCGTTCAAAGCCTATATTTTCGACTGCGACGGGACGATCGCGGACACCATGCCCGCGCACTTCAAGGCATGGACCCGCGCTCTCGACGAACTCGGTGGCACCTTCCCTGAGGATCTCTTCTATGCCTGGGGCGGCAAGCCCACGACCGTCATCGTCCGGCAACTCAACGAGAAATTCGGCACGAACCTCGACGTGAACGTCGTGCCGGTCGTGAAGGAACGGTATTTCGCCGAGCTCATCCCCGAGGTGCTGCCGATCGAGCCGGTGGTCGCGCTCGTGAAGCAGTTCCACGGCACGGCGCCCATGGCCGTCGCCAGCGGCGGGCACCGCGAGATCGTCATCAAGACACTCGACGCCCTCGGGCTCACCCAATACTTCGACACGATCGTCGGCATGGAGGATGTCGAGCACGGCAAACCCGCGCCGGACCCGTTTCTGGAAGCCGCCCGCCGGCTCGGCGTGGATCCCGAAGCCTGCCTCGTCTTCGAGGACAGTCCGACCGGCATCAAGGCGGCCATCGCCGCCGGCATGAAATACGTGCTCGTGCCCACTCCGGCGATCGCCGCGACGATCACTCCGCCGCCAGCGGCCTGA
- the floA gene encoding flotillin-like protein FloA (flotillin-like protein involved in membrane lipid rafts): protein MGPTLILVLFGAALLAVLIAVVLFANFFGIWLRAKIADAPVGFAKLIGMRLRRVPVGLIVDSRVTAVKAGLPLESDLLEAHYLAGGSVPNVVLALIAADKAGIPLDYNRACAIDLAIKGTSKTVLEAVRTSINPKVIDCPNPGTGRTTIDAVARDGIGVKVRARVTVRSNLDRFVGGATEETIIARVGEGIVTSIGSAASYKEVLENPDRISKTVLQKGLDSGTAFEILSVDIADIDIGDNVGAKLQVAQADADKVVAQAKAEMRRAAAVASEQEMKARVQEMRAKVVEAEAEVPLAMAEAFRNGNLGVLDYLKMKNIQSDTQMRESIATPDKSSHPAE, encoded by the coding sequence ATGGGTCCTACTCTCATCCTTGTTTTGTTCGGTGCGGCACTCCTCGCGGTGCTGATAGCCGTGGTTCTCTTCGCAAATTTCTTCGGAATCTGGCTGCGGGCAAAGATCGCCGATGCACCGGTCGGTTTTGCCAAGCTCATCGGCATGCGCCTGCGTCGTGTGCCGGTTGGATTGATTGTCGATAGCCGCGTGACGGCGGTGAAGGCCGGGCTTCCGTTGGAATCCGACCTGCTCGAGGCCCATTACCTCGCGGGAGGCAGCGTGCCGAACGTCGTGCTCGCGCTCATCGCGGCCGACAAGGCGGGTATCCCGCTCGATTACAACCGCGCCTGCGCGATCGATCTCGCAATCAAGGGCACGAGCAAGACGGTGCTCGAGGCCGTGCGCACGAGCATCAATCCCAAGGTCATCGATTGTCCGAATCCCGGCACTGGCCGCACCACGATCGACGCGGTCGCTCGTGACGGCATCGGCGTGAAGGTGCGCGCCCGAGTGACCGTCCGCTCGAATCTCGACCGCTTTGTCGGTGGCGCGACCGAGGAAACGATCATTGCCCGGGTCGGCGAAGGCATCGTCACATCGATCGGCTCTGCCGCATCCTACAAGGAAGTGCTCGAGAATCCCGACCGCATCTCGAAGACGGTGCTTCAGAAGGGGCTCGATAGCGGCACGGCTTTCGAAATTCTTTCCGTCGACATTGCGGACATCGATATCGGCGACAACGTCGGCGCGAAGTTGCAGGTCGCCCAGGCCGATGCGGACAAGGTCGTTGCCCAGGCGAAGGCGGAAATGCGTCGCGCGGCCGCCGTCGCCAGCGAGCAGGAAATGAAGGCCCGCGTGCAGGAAATGCGCGCGAAGGTTGTCGAAGCCGAGGCCGAGGTGCCGCTCGCGATGGCCGAGGCCTTCCGCAATGGCAATCTTGGCGTGCTCGATTACCTGAAGATGAAGAACATCCAGTCCGACACGCAGATGCGCGAGTCGATCGCCACGCCGGACAAGAGCTCCCATCCCGCCGAATAA
- a CDS encoding ATP-binding protein: protein MNLQLKFPAHTGELAAMRSAARDFLLHAGVPEMEAELMVLALDEACTNIIRYAYGGPTESMIRLSIDRLRRSVRCTLRDYGRSCDPAKIRSRDLADFRPGGLGVCIMHSAFDHVVFEPKPRGTRLTLTKSLSPADCSRTC, encoded by the coding sequence ATGAACCTGCAGTTGAAATTTCCCGCCCACACGGGAGAACTGGCCGCCATGCGCTCCGCGGCGCGTGATTTCCTTCTCCACGCCGGTGTGCCGGAAATGGAGGCCGAACTCATGGTCCTCGCCCTCGACGAGGCCTGCACGAACATCATTCGCTATGCCTATGGTGGCCCCACCGAAAGCATGATTCGCCTGAGCATCGACCGCCTCCGAAGGAGCGTGCGCTGCACCCTCCGCGACTACGGCAGATCCTGCGATCCCGCGAAGATTCGCAGTCGCGACCTTGCCGATTTTCGTCCCGGCGGCCTCGGCGTGTGCATCATGCACTCCGCGTTCGACCACGTCGTCTTCGAGCCGAAACCTCGAGGCACAAGACTCACGCTGACGAAATCGCTTTCGCCCGCGGATTGCTCCCGCACCTGCTGA
- the mscL gene encoding large-conductance mechanosensitive channel protein MscL, whose product MSLIKEFKEFIARGNVIDLAVGVVIGAAFGKIVSSLVSDVVMPPISILTAKVSFENLYIPLNEAAAKAADLATAQKAGIIAYGLFLNNVIQFLIVAACIFLVVKAVNRLKREQAAAPPPPAPPTKTEVLLEEIRDALKNK is encoded by the coding sequence ATGAGCCTCATCAAGGAATTCAAGGAGTTCATCGCCCGCGGCAACGTCATCGACCTCGCGGTCGGCGTCGTCATCGGAGCGGCTTTCGGAAAAATCGTCTCCTCGCTGGTGTCCGACGTCGTGATGCCGCCCATCAGCATTTTGACGGCAAAGGTCTCCTTCGAGAACCTTTACATCCCTCTCAACGAGGCCGCGGCAAAGGCTGCGGATCTCGCCACGGCCCAAAAGGCAGGCATCATCGCCTACGGCCTGTTCCTCAACAACGTCATCCAGTTTCTCATCGTGGCCGCCTGCATTTTCCTCGTCGTCAAAGCGGTGAACCGCCTCAAACGCGAGCAGGCCGCCGCGCCGCCGCCGCCCGCGCCTCCGACCAAGACGGAAGTCCTGCTCGAAGAGATTCGCGACGCCCTGAAGAACAAGTAG